One stretch of Nomascus leucogenys isolate Asia chromosome 7b, Asia_NLE_v1, whole genome shotgun sequence DNA includes these proteins:
- the LOC115835905 gene encoding LOW QUALITY PROTEIN: uncharacterized protein LOC115835905 (The sequence of the model RefSeq protein was modified relative to this genomic sequence to represent the inferred CDS: inserted 1 base in 1 codon): protein MRECKQKSFPKGTWQDXPRNRLHLTTLEMLQLPEVCSADQGPAGSCSPNREIGLKWMAVRMKSAICQDASATIKTFVCRETGSKRGGIERLWKPLGSVIHSIHIF, encoded by the exons ATGAGGGAGTGTAAGCAAAAGAGCTTCCCAAAG GGGACATGGCAGG GCCCCAGGAACAGACTCCACCTCACCACTCTTGAGATGTTGCAGCTTCCAGAAGTCTGCAGTGCTGATCAGGGACCTGCGGGATCTTGTTCACCTAACAGAGAAATAGGTCTGAAGTGGATGGCTGTGAGAATGAAGTCAGCTATCTGCCAGGATGCCTCAGCCACCATCAAGACTTTTGTGTGCAGAGAAACAGGATCTAAGAGGGGAGGGATTGAAAGGCTGTGGAAGCCACTGGGTTCAGTCATCCACTCAATCCACATTTTTTGA